CGAGGAGGAAATTTTCGAGTTTTTCAAGTATCTCAAACCACACGGAATCATCGAGTTTGTGCGGTCAGGTAGGGTGGCAGTTGGTAAAACGCACCGCGGACTGGTAGAGTTCTTACCAGAAGATCAGGAATGGGAGTATTATTTGTAAAATGTTGAAAATGACAAAATAAATTCGGAAATTTGCGAGAATTTCAGAATGAACGTTAATTGATTCTAAGTTTGTTTTTAAATCTAATTTATAAAAAATGGCAAAATTAAACTTTGGTGGGGTAGAAGAAGAAGTGGTAACCCGCGAAGAATTTCCTCTTGAAAAAGCAAGAGAAGTATTGGGTAAAGAAGTTATAGCTGTAATCGGTTATGGCGTACAAGGCCCCGGTCAGGCTATGAATATGCGTGACAATGGGCTACCCGTAATCGTTGGACAGCGTAAAGGTAAAACTTACGACAAAGCTGTTGCCGATGGATGGGTACCTGGAGAGACACTTTTCGAAATCGAAGAAGCTCTAGAAAAAGGAACCATCATATGCTATCTTCTTTCTGACGCCGCTCAGATCGAACTTTGGCCTACAGTTAAAAAATATCTTACTCCGGGTAAATCCCTGTATTTCTCACATGGATTCGGAATCACATATAAAGAAAAAACCGGTATCGTTCCTCCAGCTGATGTGGACGTGTTCCTTGCTGCTCCAAAAGGCTCAGGTACTTCACTTCGTCGTCTGTTTGTAGAAGGAAAAGGTCTTAACTCATCGTTTGCCGTTTATCAGGATGCAACCGGAAAAGCCCGCGAAAAATGTATCGCTATGGCTATTGGAGTAGGTTCAGGATATTTGTTCGAAACCGATTTCTACAAAGAAGTATCTTCTGACCTTACCGGCGAAAGAGGTACTTTGATGGGTGCTATTCAGGGTATTTTTGCTGCTCAGTACGAAGTATTGAGAGCCAACGGACACTCTCCATCTGAAGCCTTCAACGAAACTGTGGAAGAATTGACACAATCATTGATGCCATTAGTAGCTGAAAATGGAATGGACTGGATGTATGCCAACTGCTCAACAACTGCTCAACGTGGAGCTCTGGACTGGTGGAAGCCTTTCCGTGATGCCACTAAGCCTGTTTTTGAGAAATTGTATAACTCTGTTGTTACTCAAAATGAAGCAGCAATTTCAATCGAGCGTAACTCTCAGCCTGACTATCGTGAGAAATTGGAGGTAGAATTAGCCGAACTTCGCGACTCAGAAATGTGGAGAGCCGGTAAAACAGTTAGAAGTCTTAGACCCGAAAATAACTAATTTTTAAATGGTTTTACCAAAAAAATCCTCGGGTTTCCCGGGGATTTTTTTTGTACCTTTTTTCACTTACAATATTTTATTATAAACCCATTTTCTATTTTTTTATTCTTTCCGCTCTTCTTTTTGAAATTTAATCGTCAATAAAATTTCTTTTAATAGATTTAATAAAAAAAACAATTTTATGAAAATTGGAAAAGAATTAGTTTATTTTTATCCAGCAATTTCTGATTAACAAAATTGGTCAAAATGAGATGTTATAAAAATGAATAGGATACAGGAACTGTTTGAACTACAAAAAATCAGCCAATATGAAGTGGCCAATGCACCCTTAAAAGTCAGGAAAGCTAAACTTAAGGCTTTACTAAAAGCTTTGACCGTCACTTTCAGACAAGAGTTGAGGGAGGCCATGTATGCCGACTTTAAGAAACCGGCTGCTGATGTTGATCTTTCAGAGATTTTTCCGGTTACTAGTGAAATCAAACATACCCTTTCACATATTAACCACTGGACTGCCAGGCAGCCCGTAAACACACCTATGGCATTTCTGGGTTCTACTTCTTATATCCGATATGAGCCCAAAGGTGTGTGTCTGATTATCGCACCCTGGAATTTTCCGGTAAATCTGCTATTAAGTCCGCTGGTGTCGGCTATAGCTGCGGGAAATACCGCCATTTTGAAACCCTCGGAATTAACCCCCCATACCTCCCTGGTGATTGAAAAGATTATCAAATCTATATTTGAGGAGAGCGAAGTGGCTGTGGTGCAGGGTGCGGTTGAAACATCTCA
The sequence above is a segment of the Cytophagaceae bacterium genome. Coding sequences within it:
- the ilvC gene encoding ketol-acid reductoisomerase, coding for MAKLNFGGVEEEVVTREEFPLEKAREVLGKEVIAVIGYGVQGPGQAMNMRDNGLPVIVGQRKGKTYDKAVADGWVPGETLFEIEEALEKGTIICYLLSDAAQIELWPTVKKYLTPGKSLYFSHGFGITYKEKTGIVPPADVDVFLAAPKGSGTSLRRLFVEGKGLNSSFAVYQDATGKAREKCIAMAIGVGSGYLFETDFYKEVSSDLTGERGTLMGAIQGIFAAQYEVLRANGHSPSEAFNETVEELTQSLMPLVAENGMDWMYANCSTTAQRGALDWWKPFRDATKPVFEKLYNSVVTQNEAAISIERNSQPDYREKLEVELAELRDSEMWRAGKTVRSLRPENN